A single Agrococcus sp. ARC_14 DNA region contains:
- the dapA gene encoding 4-hydroxy-tetrahydrodipicolinate synthase produces MTDNPFGQVLVALVTPFRADGEVDWDDVERLIDDVVTNGADGIVVSGTTGETSTLTDPEKIRLVEVAKAVAGDRAKVIQGGGSNETAHAMDLYKHAEDAGADGVMIVTPYYNKPTQSGILTHFRMIADATDLPVILYDIPGRSGIPIQFETILRAAKHPNILAVKDAKGDFAEVSRVLNQTDLLYFSGDDANVLPHLAIGASGLIGVTANVAPRPYRTIIDAVNAGDLHTAQEQHKALEPLVRATMTHVPGTVATKYILHGLGRIGSPRVRLPLVGPEDTEAALIEDELALVTGVDGLDLSRFRPDRNAAAGGALPKVHGTTR; encoded by the coding sequence GTGACAGACAACCCCTTCGGCCAGGTCCTCGTCGCGCTCGTGACCCCGTTCCGCGCGGACGGCGAGGTCGACTGGGATGACGTCGAGCGGCTCATCGACGACGTCGTGACGAACGGTGCAGACGGCATCGTGGTCTCCGGCACCACCGGCGAGACCTCCACGCTCACCGACCCGGAGAAGATCCGGCTGGTCGAGGTGGCCAAGGCCGTCGCGGGCGACCGCGCCAAGGTGATCCAGGGCGGTGGCTCCAACGAGACCGCGCACGCGATGGACCTCTACAAGCACGCGGAGGATGCGGGCGCCGACGGCGTCATGATCGTCACGCCGTACTACAACAAGCCGACGCAGTCGGGCATCCTGACGCACTTCCGCATGATCGCCGACGCGACCGACCTGCCCGTGATCCTCTACGACATCCCGGGACGCTCGGGAATCCCGATCCAGTTCGAGACCATCCTGCGCGCTGCGAAGCACCCCAACATCCTCGCCGTGAAGGATGCCAAGGGCGACTTCGCCGAGGTCAGCCGGGTGCTCAACCAGACCGACCTGCTCTACTTCTCGGGCGACGACGCGAACGTGCTGCCGCACCTGGCGATCGGCGCCTCCGGCCTCATCGGCGTGACCGCCAACGTGGCCCCCAGGCCCTACCGCACCATCATCGACGCGGTGAACGCCGGCGACCTCCACACGGCGCAGGAGCAGCACAAGGCGCTCGAGCCGCTGGTTCGCGCTACGATGACTCATGTACCCGGCACCGTCGCCACCAAGTACATCCTCCACGGCCTCGGCCGCATCGGCAGCCCGCGTGTGCGTCTGCCGCTCGTCGGCCCGGAGGACACCGAGGCCGCACTGATCGAAGACGAGCTCGCGCTCGTCACCGGCGTCGACGGTCTCGACCTCAGCCGCTTCCGCCCCGACCGCAACGCGGCCGCCGGCGGTGCGCTGCCCAAGGTGCACGGCACCACCAGGTAG
- a CDS encoding ABC transporter ATP-binding protein, producing MTLLHLRGVTRQFATIDGPALQILKGIDLDVGAGDRVSIVGRSGSGKSTLLNILGLIDQPTTGVVELDGEPVALMSAKRRDRLRGASVGFVFQQFNLIEGLTAAENVAVPLHYGAGRRYWQRHRLAREMLDRVGLGHRVDTRATHLSGGEQQRVAIARALVRGPRLILADEPTGALDIETGGRIMDLLDEVAADVDAALVTITHDVAVAARARRMLRIVDGRLGATEAVAA from the coding sequence GTGACGCTCCTGCACCTGCGCGGCGTGACGCGGCAGTTCGCGACCATCGATGGGCCTGCGCTGCAGATCCTCAAGGGCATCGACCTCGACGTCGGCGCGGGTGATCGGGTCTCGATCGTCGGCAGGAGCGGCTCCGGCAAGTCGACGCTGCTCAACATCCTGGGCCTCATCGATCAGCCCACCACCGGCGTCGTCGAGCTCGACGGCGAGCCGGTGGCGCTGATGAGCGCCAAGCGGCGCGATCGGCTGCGCGGCGCGAGCGTCGGCTTCGTCTTCCAGCAGTTCAATCTCATCGAGGGGCTCACGGCTGCTGAGAACGTCGCCGTGCCGCTGCACTACGGTGCGGGCAGGCGCTACTGGCAGCGCCACCGGCTGGCGCGCGAGATGCTCGACCGTGTCGGCCTCGGCCACCGTGTCGACACCAGGGCGACCCACCTCTCGGGCGGCGAGCAGCAGCGCGTCGCGATCGCCCGTGCGCTCGTGCGCGGCCCTCGGCTGATCCTCGCCGACGAGCCCACCGGCGCGCTCGACATCGAGACGGGCGGGCGCATCATGGATCTGCTCGACGAGGTCGCCGCCGACGTCGATGCGGCGCTGGTCACCATCACGCACGACGTCGCGGTGGCGGCGAGGGCGCGCCGCATGCTGCGGATCGTCGACGGTCGCCTCGGGGCGACCGAGGCGGTGGCGGCGTGA
- a CDS encoding ribonuclease J, with product MTAITKPAQLEAGTLRIFPLGGLGEVGRNMTVYELDGKLLIVDCGVLFPEEHQPGVDLILPDFGPIRDRLDDVVGVVLTHGHEDHIGAVPYLLRLKADIPLLGSKLTLALIEAKLKEHRIKPYTHTVREGEKEQLGPFETEFIAVNHSIPDALAVAIRTKAGLVLHTGDFKMDQLPLDNRITDLRAFARLGEEGVDAFLVDSTNAEVPGFTAPEREIGPVLSQVIAKSTGLVVVASFSSHVHRVQQVLDAAVENGRKVAFVGRSMVRNMGIAAELGYLKVPDGVVIEQKKAENLPREQVVFMSTGSQGEPMAVLSRIVNREHRIEVGEDDTVILASSLIPGNENAVFRIINGLMQLGAKVVHKGSAKVHVSGHASAGELIYCYNILGPANVIPVHGEYRHLHAAAQLAIDTGVPRSNAFVGENGTVWDLKDHKITVAGQLEIGFVYVDGSSVGRIDEADLKDRRILAEEGFISIFIALESQTGKVIVGPEIHARGFAEDDSIFDDIRPKIIKALAEAGEQGVRDQHQYQQVVRRTVGRWMGTRIRRRPMIVPVVIEA from the coding sequence TTGACGGCCATCACCAAGCCTGCCCAGCTCGAGGCAGGCACACTCCGCATCTTCCCGCTCGGCGGCCTCGGCGAGGTCGGCCGCAACATGACGGTCTACGAGCTCGACGGCAAGCTGCTCATCGTCGACTGCGGCGTGCTCTTCCCCGAGGAGCACCAGCCGGGCGTCGACCTGATCCTGCCCGACTTCGGGCCGATCCGCGACCGCCTCGACGACGTCGTCGGCGTCGTGCTCACGCACGGCCACGAAGACCACATCGGCGCCGTGCCCTACCTGTTGCGCCTCAAGGCCGACATCCCTCTGCTCGGCTCGAAGCTGACGCTCGCGCTCATCGAGGCGAAGCTCAAGGAGCACCGCATCAAGCCCTACACGCACACCGTGCGCGAGGGCGAGAAGGAGCAGCTCGGCCCGTTCGAGACCGAGTTCATCGCCGTGAACCACTCCATCCCCGACGCGCTCGCCGTCGCGATCCGCACCAAGGCAGGCCTCGTGCTGCACACGGGCGACTTCAAGATGGATCAGCTGCCTCTCGACAACCGCATCACCGACCTGCGCGCCTTCGCGCGCCTCGGTGAGGAGGGTGTGGATGCGTTCCTGGTCGACTCGACGAACGCCGAAGTTCCGGGGTTCACGGCCCCCGAGCGCGAGATCGGCCCCGTGCTCTCGCAGGTGATCGCGAAGTCCACCGGCCTCGTCGTCGTCGCATCGTTCTCGAGCCACGTGCACCGTGTGCAGCAGGTGCTCGACGCCGCGGTCGAGAACGGCCGCAAGGTCGCATTCGTGGGCCGCTCGATGGTGCGCAACATGGGCATCGCGGCAGAGCTCGGCTACCTGAAGGTGCCGGATGGCGTCGTCATCGAGCAGAAGAAGGCCGAGAACCTGCCGCGCGAGCAGGTCGTCTTCATGTCGACGGGGTCGCAGGGCGAGCCGATGGCCGTGCTGAGCCGCATCGTCAACCGCGAGCACCGCATCGAGGTGGGGGAGGACGACACCGTCATCCTCGCCTCCAGCCTCATCCCCGGCAACGAGAACGCGGTCTTCCGCATCATCAACGGCCTCATGCAGCTGGGCGCGAAGGTCGTCCACAAGGGTTCGGCCAAGGTGCACGTCTCCGGTCACGCCTCTGCCGGTGAGCTGATCTATTGCTACAACATCCTCGGCCCGGCCAACGTCATCCCCGTGCACGGCGAGTACCGCCACCTGCACGCTGCCGCGCAGCTCGCCATCGACACGGGTGTGCCGCGCAGCAACGCCTTCGTGGGCGAGAACGGCACGGTCTGGGATCTCAAGGATCACAAGATCACCGTCGCCGGGCAGCTCGAGATCGGCTTCGTGTACGTCGACGGCTCGTCGGTCGGCCGCATCGACGAGGCCGATCTGAAGGATCGCCGCATCCTCGCCGAGGAGGGCTTCATCTCGATCTTCATCGCGCTCGAGTCCCAGACCGGCAAGGTCATCGTCGGACCGGAGATCCACGCGCGCGGCTTCGCCGAGGACGACTCGATCTTCGACGACATCCGCCCCAAGATCATCAAGGCGCTCGCCGAGGCAGGCGAGCAGGGCGTGCGCGACCAGCACCAGTACCAGCAGGTCGTGCGGCGCACGGTCGGCCGCTGGATGGGCACGCGCATCCGTCGCCGCCCGATGATCGTGCCGGTCGTCATCGAGGCGTAG
- a CDS encoding DNA translocase FtsK, giving the protein MSTTKPTRPVTPKGPASSKGTTSSKGAAPKGTSTATTKVQRQTRAAKAQPVFEDDGPGIGQRAWMGLAHATGGAARVFGREQLAKDERRDGVPFFLSILAVFGAVVEWILPANAVAQAISAYTFGGLFGQVAIALPVVFVLLALWMFRHPASVSDNGRVGVGLALLLISVAGLCHVITGMPDASQGMPALADAGGILGWVASAPLAALLTPIGAGIVLGLIALLSVLVVTRTAPNRIPERLTDLYGYLFGVDTATPEERDDARRARREAKELAKAELAEEEPLEGAESLPFWRRNSTGREVDPPYEGVDGLDLGDAHEQAYDSPVVIDREQPTTRVDRVPAAPVEPLPPADASDAEHDDYATSVLASLEQAEEAMRKHTGEIPDSPLLAAAPAPVRERPYRLPSVASLGQGEPPKARSQANDDIVASITQVLSSFNVDAKVTGFSRGPTVTRYEIAVAPGVKVERVTALSKNLSYAVASNEVRILSPIPGKSAIGIEIPNPDRETVKLGDVLRSRAAADSKHPMTIGIGKDVEGGYVVANLAKMPHLLVAGSTGSGKSSFVNSMITSLLMRATPSEVRMVLVDPKRVELTAYQGVPHLITPIITNPKKAAEALQWVVKEMDMRYDDLASFGYKHIDDFNAAVRADEIVLPAGSQRTLKPYPYLLVVVDELADLMMVAPRDVEDSIVRITQLARAAGIHLVLATQRPSVDVVTGLIKANVPSRFAFAVSSVTDSRVILDQPGADKLIGQGDGLFLPMGANKAMRVQGAWVEEAEIQRVVQHVTGQAKPDYRDDVAEVAERREIDADIGDDLEDLCAAAELVISTQFGSTSMLQRKLRVGFAKAGRLMDLMESREIVGPSEGSKARDVLVPPDGLAAVLAELRGGASSSAATSAPATAPAPAQAVQAAQPAPSSVPASAPAVPDSLDAADASDDEGSAWVDTDDRYADPFDEANSAGLEVVEADGDDDQDAWSLTGRD; this is encoded by the coding sequence ATGTCCACCACCAAGCCGACGCGCCCCGTGACGCCGAAGGGCCCTGCCTCCTCGAAGGGCACGACCTCGTCGAAGGGCGCCGCGCCGAAGGGCACGTCGACCGCGACCACCAAGGTGCAGCGGCAGACGCGCGCCGCCAAGGCGCAGCCCGTGTTCGAGGATGACGGGCCCGGCATCGGCCAGCGCGCCTGGATGGGCCTCGCGCATGCCACCGGCGGTGCCGCGCGCGTCTTCGGCCGCGAGCAGCTCGCGAAGGACGAGCGCCGCGACGGCGTGCCGTTCTTCCTCTCGATCCTCGCCGTCTTCGGCGCGGTGGTGGAGTGGATCCTGCCCGCGAACGCCGTCGCGCAGGCGATCTCGGCCTACACCTTCGGAGGCCTCTTCGGTCAGGTCGCCATCGCGCTGCCGGTGGTCTTCGTGCTGCTCGCCCTCTGGATGTTCCGCCACCCCGCCTCCGTGAGCGACAACGGCCGCGTCGGCGTGGGCCTCGCGCTGCTGCTGATCTCGGTCGCAGGCCTGTGCCACGTGATCACGGGCATGCCGGATGCGTCCCAAGGCATGCCTGCCCTGGCCGACGCCGGCGGCATCCTGGGCTGGGTCGCGTCTGCGCCGCTCGCCGCGCTGCTCACCCCGATCGGCGCGGGCATCGTGCTGGGGCTCATCGCGCTGCTGTCCGTGCTGGTCGTCACCCGCACGGCGCCGAACCGCATCCCCGAGCGTCTCACCGACCTCTACGGCTACCTCTTCGGCGTCGACACCGCGACGCCGGAGGAGCGCGACGACGCACGCCGCGCTCGCCGTGAGGCGAAGGAGCTCGCGAAGGCCGAGCTGGCAGAGGAAGAGCCCCTGGAGGGCGCGGAGTCGCTGCCCTTCTGGCGCCGCAACTCCACCGGCCGCGAGGTCGACCCGCCGTACGAGGGCGTCGATGGCCTCGACCTGGGCGACGCTCACGAGCAGGCGTACGACAGCCCCGTCGTGATCGACCGCGAGCAGCCCACGACGCGCGTCGACCGGGTGCCGGCGGCGCCGGTGGAGCCGCTGCCGCCGGCCGACGCCTCAGACGCTGAGCACGACGACTACGCGACATCCGTGCTCGCCTCGCTCGAGCAGGCAGAGGAGGCGATGCGCAAGCACACCGGCGAGATCCCCGACAGCCCGCTGCTGGCAGCGGCACCCGCGCCCGTGCGCGAGCGGCCCTACCGACTGCCCTCGGTCGCCTCGCTCGGCCAGGGCGAGCCGCCGAAGGCCCGCTCGCAGGCCAACGACGACATCGTCGCGTCCATCACGCAGGTGCTCTCGTCGTTCAACGTCGACGCGAAGGTCACCGGCTTCTCCCGAGGCCCGACGGTCACCCGCTACGAGATCGCGGTCGCGCCCGGCGTGAAGGTCGAGCGCGTCACGGCGCTCTCCAAGAACCTCTCGTACGCCGTGGCGTCGAACGAGGTGCGCATCCTCTCGCCCATCCCCGGCAAGAGCGCGATCGGCATCGAGATCCCGAACCCCGACCGCGAGACGGTGAAGCTCGGCGATGTGCTGCGCTCGCGCGCGGCTGCCGACTCGAAGCACCCCATGACGATCGGCATCGGCAAGGATGTCGAGGGCGGCTACGTGGTCGCGAACCTCGCCAAGATGCCCCACCTGCTGGTCGCAGGCTCCACGGGCTCGGGCAAGTCGTCGTTCGTCAACTCGATGATCACGAGCCTGCTCATGCGCGCGACGCCCAGCGAGGTGCGCATGGTGCTCGTCGACCCGAAGCGCGTCGAGCTCACCGCCTACCAGGGTGTGCCGCACCTGATCACGCCCATCATCACGAACCCCAAGAAGGCAGCGGAGGCGCTGCAGTGGGTCGTGAAGGAGATGGACATGCGGTACGACGACCTCGCGTCGTTCGGCTACAAGCACATCGACGACTTCAACGCCGCGGTGCGTGCCGACGAGATCGTGCTGCCGGCAGGCAGCCAGCGCACGCTGAAGCCCTATCCCTACCTGCTGGTCGTCGTCGACGAGCTCGCCGACCTCATGATGGTCGCCCCGCGCGACGTCGAGGACTCGATCGTGCGCATCACGCAGCTCGCGCGCGCCGCCGGCATCCACCTGGTGCTCGCGACGCAGCGGCCCTCCGTCGACGTCGTCACGGGCCTCATCAAGGCCAACGTGCCGAGCCGCTTCGCGTTCGCCGTCTCGAGCGTCACCGACTCGCGCGTCATCCTCGACCAGCCCGGCGCCGACAAGCTCATCGGCCAGGGCGACGGCCTGTTCCTGCCCATGGGCGCCAACAAGGCCATGCGCGTGCAGGGCGCCTGGGTCGAGGAGGCCGAGATCCAGCGGGTGGTGCAGCACGTCACCGGCCAGGCCAAGCCCGACTACCGCGACGACGTCGCCGAGGTGGCGGAGCGGCGTGAGATCGACGCCGACATCGGCGACGACCTCGAAGACCTGTGCGCTGCGGCAGAGCTCGTCATCTCGACGCAGTTCGGATCCACCTCGATGCTCCAGCGCAAGCTGCGCGTGGGCTTCGCGAAGGCCGGCAGGCTCATGGACCTCATGGAGTCGCGCGAGATCGTCGGCCCGTCCGAGGGCTCGAAGGCACGCGATGTGCTCGTGCCGCCGGACGGCCTCGCGGCCGTGCTCGCCGAGCTGCGCGGCGGCGCCTCGTCGTCGGCAGCGACCTCGGCGCCTGCGACCGCACCCGCACCCGCGCAGGCGGTGCAGGCTGCACAGCCGGCGCCGTCGTCCGTGCCTGCATCGGCACCCGCGGTGCCCGACTCGCTCGATGCAGCCGACGCATCCGACGACGAGGGCAGCGCCTGGGTCGACACCGACGACCGCTACGCGGACCCCTTCGACGAGGCGAACAGCGCAGGGCTTGAGGTCGTGGAGGCCGACGGCGACGACGACCAGGACGCCTGGTCGCTGACCGGTCGCGACTGA
- a CDS encoding ABC transporter permease, whose translation MTDVVAAIQDAWTELRIHRGRVLMSLIGVMLAIAALTASVAIGELARSTLLVSFESGSGRAATLTASMWQDQSGTDPVASAPSSADALAILDAMDDAVDRYEIDYSSTITDAQVSFQGIAGTQSVSVQGVEPDYALMRHLSAADGRFLVESDRARLAPAVVVSRGMLGALGDSLQTTRTVEIGGTTAVIVGVIDRGMQDEWPNAWMLPRDLLRMPEAGAPMSYMNPPRLEAWVPAELSDVGTRMLTQDLTGALPGWTVDTQRTDWQAWGDDYDPLMPLQLTLVGTAGVILLLGALGLITVAVVSIRQRVREFGIRRAFGASRGRIFVAVMLESVVGTVVAGAIGIAICIFVYRLPAVQDLLTQGLAGVALPGFPMGAAITGLLVSAAVGAIAGSIPATIAVRSKVIEAIRF comes from the coding sequence GTGACCGACGTCGTCGCCGCCATCCAGGACGCCTGGACCGAGCTTCGCATCCACCGCGGCCGCGTGCTGATGAGCCTCATCGGCGTCATGCTCGCCATCGCCGCGCTCACCGCATCCGTCGCCATCGGCGAGCTCGCTCGCTCGACGCTGCTCGTGTCGTTCGAGTCGGGCAGCGGTCGCGCCGCGACGCTCACGGCGAGCATGTGGCAGGACCAGAGCGGCACGGACCCCGTCGCGAGCGCGCCCTCGAGCGCCGACGCGCTCGCGATCCTCGATGCCATGGACGACGCGGTCGATCGCTACGAGATCGACTACTCGAGCACGATCACCGATGCACAGGTCTCGTTCCAGGGCATCGCCGGCACGCAGTCCGTCTCGGTGCAGGGGGTTGAGCCCGACTACGCGCTCATGCGTCACCTCAGCGCCGCCGATGGCCGCTTCCTGGTCGAGAGCGACCGCGCGCGACTCGCACCCGCCGTCGTCGTCAGCCGCGGCATGCTCGGTGCGCTCGGCGACAGCCTGCAGACCACCCGCACCGTCGAGATCGGCGGCACGACGGCGGTCATCGTCGGAGTGATCGACCGCGGCATGCAGGACGAGTGGCCGAACGCGTGGATGCTGCCGCGCGACCTGCTGCGCATGCCAGAGGCCGGCGCGCCGATGTCGTACATGAACCCGCCGCGCCTCGAGGCCTGGGTGCCGGCCGAGCTGTCCGACGTCGGCACCCGGATGCTGACGCAGGACCTGACCGGGGCGCTGCCGGGGTGGACCGTCGACACGCAGCGCACCGACTGGCAGGCGTGGGGCGACGACTACGACCCGCTCATGCCGCTGCAGCTCACGCTCGTCGGCACCGCGGGGGTGATCCTGCTGCTCGGTGCGCTCGGGCTGATCACCGTCGCGGTCGTGTCGATTCGACAGCGCGTGCGCGAGTTCGGCATCCGCCGTGCCTTCGGCGCCTCGCGGGGGCGCATCTTCGTCGCCGTCATGCTCGAGTCGGTCGTCGGCACGGTCGTCGCCGGTGCCATCGGCATCGCGATCTGCATCTTCGTGTACCGGTTGCCAGCCGTGCAGGATCTGCTCACACAGGGGCTCGCAGGCGTCGCGCTGCCGGGATTCCCGATGGGGGCCGCGATCACGGGGCTGCTGGTCTCTGCTGCGGTCGGCGCCATCGCCGGCAGCATCCCGGCCACGATCGCCGTCCGCTCGAAGGTGATCGAGGCCATCCGCTTCTGA
- the pgsA gene encoding CDP-diacylglycerol--glycerol-3-phosphate 3-phosphatidyltransferase: MGILRPLRGRVWRRGDEPASVASVPNLISVTRILLTPVFIAVALMNPEPGLARTLGALLFAVLIATDFIDGQIARGRGLVTDFGKLIDPIADKAITGSAFVVLSILGELPWWITVVVLLREWGITVYRLLVSNRTVIAADWAGKAKTMAQAIALPIALVPLQAWLGEPGVWICVVSMTIAVALTVYSGIEFVVQAVRSR; encoded by the coding sequence ATGGGGATCCTGAGACCGTTGCGGGGCCGCGTCTGGCGTCGTGGCGATGAGCCTGCAAGCGTCGCGAGCGTGCCGAACCTCATCTCGGTCACGCGCATCCTGCTGACGCCTGTCTTCATCGCGGTCGCGCTCATGAACCCCGAGCCGGGGCTCGCCCGCACGCTCGGGGCCCTGCTGTTCGCGGTGCTCATCGCGACCGACTTCATCGACGGCCAGATCGCCCGCGGCCGCGGCCTCGTGACCGACTTCGGCAAGCTCATCGACCCGATCGCCGACAAGGCGATCACCGGCAGCGCCTTCGTGGTGCTCTCGATCCTGGGTGAGCTGCCATGGTGGATCACGGTCGTCGTGCTGCTGCGCGAGTGGGGCATCACCGTCTACCGGCTGCTGGTCTCCAACCGCACGGTGATCGCCGCCGACTGGGCGGGCAAGGCGAAGACCATGGCACAGGCGATCGCCCTCCCGATCGCGCTCGTGCCGCTGCAGGCGTGGCTGGGCGAGCCGGGCGTCTGGATCTGCGTCGTCTCGATGACGATCGCGGTCGCGCTCACCGTCTACTCCGGCATCGAGTTCGTCGTGCAGGCTGTGAGGTCGCGGTGA
- a CDS encoding GNAT family N-acetyltransferase — protein sequence MIRLVEPSPALHASWLASMQEFGGAVLHGYSTFRFEVEELAVAAGFERWLERERLQNERGIDGFVPATAWWIVDDAAPGTVLGSIHLRHELNEWLLAEGGHIGYGVRPSARGRGVATAALLLVLERARAMGIERVLLCCESDNPASRATIVAAGGVLEDVRESAEHGRYERYWIALG from the coding sequence ATGATCCGACTGGTCGAGCCCTCCCCCGCGCTGCATGCCTCGTGGCTGGCGTCGATGCAGGAGTTCGGCGGCGCGGTGCTGCACGGCTACTCGACCTTCCGGTTCGAGGTCGAAGAGCTCGCCGTGGCGGCAGGCTTCGAGCGCTGGCTGGAGCGCGAACGGCTGCAGAACGAGCGTGGCATCGACGGCTTCGTGCCCGCGACGGCCTGGTGGATCGTGGACGACGCCGCGCCCGGCACCGTGCTCGGCTCGATCCACCTGCGGCACGAGCTCAACGAGTGGCTGCTGGCCGAGGGCGGGCACATCGGCTATGGCGTGCGGCCCTCCGCCCGCGGACGGGGCGTCGCCACTGCGGCGCTGCTGCTGGTGCTGGAGCGGGCGCGCGCGATGGGCATCGAGCGCGTGCTGCTGTGCTGCGAGAGCGACAACCCCGCCTCGCGAGCGACGATCGTGGCCGCGGGCGGCGTGCTCGAGGATGTGCGCGAGAGCGCCGAGCACGGCCGCTACGAGCGCTACTGGATCGCGCTGGGCTGA
- a CDS encoding efflux RND transporter periplasmic adaptor subunit — MPPMDENAPERDVDALFSTPAEGPSPASHAARSSREERRQEQQQRKLEALERRQLHKAEKAARGPGAWRTWVLPVLKLAVIAAIAIALVKLAFFPDTTEAVAEDPMAGAMFEEPMVAVERGSIENAVEIDGTIVPVEAVPIRSTQTGTVSRVYYDDGLEVAEGDVLFTVRVESEPEPAEDGTIGEPSAAIWNMRAPAAGTLTGFDLLAGQMIELGGEAGAVQPPQHLVRAAVGAADQYRLTSQPTAATVTIDSGPAPFSCTDVTITQPVGEEIASGSGATLTCAVPDDVRVFVGLSAKVELAAGSAADVLVVPTTAVLGSADVGIAYRPTTGADGAPGEPEEVRVELGISDGSMVEVRSGLAEGDQVLQFVPGAVDPCSDPMSADPALCGGEVFP, encoded by the coding sequence GTGCCGCCGATGGATGAGAACGCTCCCGAACGGGATGTCGACGCCCTGTTCAGCACACCCGCCGAGGGACCTTCGCCTGCCTCGCACGCCGCGCGCTCGTCGCGCGAGGAGCGTCGGCAGGAGCAGCAGCAGCGCAAGCTCGAGGCACTCGAGCGCCGCCAGCTGCACAAGGCCGAGAAGGCCGCGCGCGGGCCGGGCGCCTGGCGCACCTGGGTGCTGCCCGTGCTGAAGCTTGCCGTCATCGCCGCGATCGCGATCGCGCTCGTCAAGCTGGCATTCTTCCCCGACACGACCGAGGCGGTCGCCGAGGATCCCATGGCGGGCGCCATGTTCGAGGAGCCGATGGTCGCCGTCGAGCGCGGCTCGATCGAGAACGCGGTCGAGATCGACGGCACCATCGTGCCCGTCGAGGCCGTGCCCATCCGGTCGACGCAGACGGGCACGGTCTCGCGCGTCTACTACGACGACGGGCTGGAGGTCGCCGAGGGCGACGTGCTCTTCACGGTGCGGGTGGAGTCTGAGCCGGAGCCCGCCGAGGACGGCACCATCGGCGAGCCGAGCGCCGCCATCTGGAACATGCGCGCGCCCGCTGCAGGCACGCTGACCGGCTTCGACCTGCTCGCAGGCCAGATGATCGAGCTGGGCGGCGAGGCGGGCGCCGTGCAGCCGCCGCAGCACCTCGTGCGCGCTGCCGTCGGCGCCGCGGACCAGTATCGCCTGACGTCGCAGCCGACGGCGGCGACCGTCACCATCGACTCCGGGCCCGCGCCCTTCTCATGCACCGACGTCACGATCACGCAGCCGGTGGGCGAGGAGATCGCGAGCGGCTCCGGCGCCACGCTCACCTGCGCCGTGCCCGACGACGTGCGCGTCTTCGTCGGCCTGTCCGCGAAGGTCGAGCTGGCCGCGGGTTCCGCCGCCGACGTGCTGGTCGTGCCGACGACCGCGGTGCTCGGCAGCGCCGACGTGGGCATCGCCTACCGCCCCACCACCGGTGCCGACGGCGCGCCCGGCGAGCCCGAGGAGGTGCGCGTCGAGCTCGGCATCAGCGACGGCTCGATGGTCGAGGTGCGCTCCGGCCTCGCCGAGGGAGACCAGGTGCTGCAGTTCGTGCCCGGCGCCGTCGACCCGTGCTCCGACCCGATGTCCGCCGACCCCGCGCTCTGTGGCGGCGAGGTCTTCCCGTGA